The nucleotide sequence GACCCCGGCGCCCGGCGGCACTTCCCGGCCGCCGACCACGACCGGCACGCCCGGACGCTGGTCGCCGGGCTGGCGGCCGCCTCTGCCGCGGCGGGCCCTCGGTCGACGGCGACCGCGCTGGTGGGCGAGCTGCGTCGCCGCAGTCCCGAGTTCGCCGCGATCTGGGCGACCCAGCCGGTCGCCGACGCCGTCTGCCCGCCGAAGCGGATCGTCCACCCCCAGCTGGGCGTCATCGACGTGCGCGGCGACAACCTCATCGACCCGGACCGGTCGCAGGTCCTGACGATCTTCACCGCGGAGGCCGTTGAGGGGGACTGACTGAGCATGGTTCGCCGCCCGGCCCGGCGGAGGGTGGAAGCATGACCACTCAGAATCTCGCACTCGACATCGCCGGGCACTGGATCGGCGGCGCCGTCACGACGGGCGGCGGGACCATGGACGTCGTCAGCCCGGTCGACGGCACCGTCGTCGCGACCGTGCCGCGCGGCACCGCCGCCGACGTCGACCACGCCGTCGCGGCCGCAAGGGCCGCGCTGCCGCACTGGTCGTCGACCAGCCCGGCCGATCGCGGCGCCGTCCTGCACCGGCTGGCCGGCGAGCTGGCCGCCCGCCGGGAGTCCATCGCCCGCGCCGTCACCGCGGAGATCGGCGCGCCGATCGCGCTGTCGCGGGCCGCGCACGCCGGCTTCCCGGTCGCCGTCACCGAGGCGGTGGCGAGCCTCGCCGACCGGATCAACTGGACCGAGGAGATCGGGAACTCGCTGGTCGTCCGCGAGCCGGTGGGCGTCGTCGGTGCGATCACGCCGTGGAACTTCCCGCTCCAGCAGGTGATCACCAAGATCGCCCCGACGCTGCTGGCCGGCAACACCATCGTGCTCAAGCCGGCCGAGACCGCGCCGCTGACGGCGCCGATGCTGGCCGAGGCGGCCGCCGCGGCGGGGCTGCCCGGCGGCGTGCTGAACATCGTCTACGGCGTCGGCGGGGTCGTCGGCGAGGCGATCACCACCCACCCCGGCATCGACATGGTCTCGTTCACCGGCTCGACCGCCGTCGGCAAGCGGATCGCCGTCGCGGCGTCGGCCACGGTCAAGCGGGTCGCCCTGGAGCTGGGCGGCAAGACCGCGAACATCGTCCTGCCCGACGCCGACGTGGACCACGCCGTCGCCGAGACACTCCGGTACGGGTGGACGAACAGCGGCCAGGCCTGCGGGGCGTGGACCCGGCTGCTGGTGCCCGCCGGCCGGCACGACGAGATCGTCGCGAAGCTGGTCGCCGAGGCCGCCGCCTACACCGTCGGGGACCCGTGGGACGAGGGCACCCGCATCGGCCCGCTCGCGTCGCAGGCCCAGTGGGAGCGGGTCAACGGCTACATCGAGCGGGGCGTCGCCGACGGCCTCGACCTCGTGTTCGGCGGGCCGGGCCGGGTCCCCGGCTTCGAGTCGGGCGCGTTCATCCGGCCGACGATCTTCGCCGGCGTCGACCCGCGGTCGGTCGTCGCCCAGGAGGAGATCTTCGGGCCGGTGCTCAGCGTGATCCCGTACGGCTCGGAGAACGAAGCTGTCGAGATCGCCGACGGGACGATCTACGGCCTCGGCGCCGCGGTCTTCGGCGAGCGCGACCATGCCCTGGCCGTCGCCCGGCGGCTCGCGGCCGGGCAGGTCTACGTCAACGGCGCGCCGTTCAACCCGCTCGCGCCGTTCGGCGGCTACAAGCAGTCCGGCACCGGGCGCGAGATGGGCCGCGCCGGCGTCGAGGAGTTCACCGAGCTCAAGGCGATCCAGCTCTGACGGCGGGCCTGCCGAGCGGCCAGCTGGTCAGCACCCGGGAGCGGTGCGGCTCGTACCAGGCGAGGTCGACCCGGTCCGCCACGCAGGCCACGGGCACGGCGTGGCCGAGCCGGGACCGGGTCGACTCGACCGACACCTCGGCCGAAGTCTGGTCGAGGGTGACGTGCGGGACGATCTCGGGGAACGCGCCGCCGTAGGGCGGAAACTGCGGGAACGCCGCGACGAACCGCTCGGTGAGTGTCCGGAACGGGTCGTCCGGCTCCGGTGCGAGGTAGATGACGCCGTTCGGGAACGTCTCCAGCCGGTGCAGCGTGAACGCGATCGGCGCCGTCGGCGCGACGATGCCCGCCGCCACCTCCAGCGCCTCCGGGTCCGGCGCGGGCAGGAACGGCGCCAGCACGGTGAGGTGCGCGTGCGTGAAGCCGGGGTCAGGCGAGAGGTACGCGGGATCGTAGTGCTCGAACCGGCCCCGGACGAACGGCTCCACGGCCGGCACGGGGATCTGCAGGACGGTGAAGCCCCGCCTATCCGTCGGCCCAGGCGCGCAGCACGTGCGCGGCCGCCTCCTCGGCCGTCCAGCCGTAGCCGTCGGCCCGGCGCCGCAGCCGCTTGCGGTCGCGCTTGGACAGCGGCACGACGAGGTCGGCGTCGTCGTCGACGGCGTGCGCCTTCTTCTTCTGCTTCTTCACCGCCTTGGCGACGGCGGCTTCGTCGACGGCCAGCGAGGAGAGGTGCGGCGCGGCCGAGCGGACGGTGCCGTCGGAGCCGCGGACCAGGGCAGGCCGCGGCGCGGGCAGGGACGAGCTCACAGCGACACCTCGAGATTCGGACCGGGCAACGGCATCTTGCGCCCTCCAGTCACGTGCGGGCCTGGACCGACGGGCCACGAGGACCTCCGGCCCCCGATGTCCCGCCGGTATTGCCCGGCCCTCATCGGGACACCTCGAGATTCGGACCGGGCAACGGCATCTTGCGCCCTCCGGTCACGTGCGGGCCTGGACCGACGGGCCACGAGGACCTCCGGCCCCCGATGTCCCGCCGGTATTGCCCGGCCCTCATCGGGATGCCCCCTTCGAGAACGGGCCGGCGCCGGCCCCGGCCGAGCTCAGCAGCAGCGCGAGGTAGCCGGCGAAGATGCGGCTGACCTCGCGGGCGCCGGGGGACGGCCAGCGTTGGATCGGCACCGCCGCACCCTGGGCCCGGGCGATGGCCGAGCGCTCCGGCACGACGGGGTCGATGACGAGGTCGCGGTAGGCGGCGATCAGCTCGTCGACCCGGAACCGGTGCTCGGCGGCGCCGGCGCGGAACCGGTTGACGACGATGCCGGCCGGCCGCAGCCGCAGGTTGTGCGCGCTGCGGACGGCGTCGACGGCGTCGAGCGCCTGCTGCGCGCCGGCCAGGGCGAACGCCGTGGGCTCGGTGACGATGAGCGCGGTGTCGCTGGCCGCCAGCGCGTTGCGGGTGAGCTCGGCCAGGCTGGGCGGGCAGTCGATCAGCACGAGGTCGGCGTCGCGCAGACCGGCGAGCGCGGAGCGCACGTGGTGCCGGCCGGGCGCGCCGTCGGCCGGATGGTTACGCCGCTCGAGTGCGGGCTCACCGGCCAGGACGCGGACCTCCTTGCCCCAGCCGCTGACCGCGAGGGCGTCGCCGATGGCCACCGGGCGGTCGCCGGTGAGGACGTCGTTGGCGGTGAACTCGACGCCGTCGGGCGCGAGCACTGTGGTGGCGTTGCCCTGCGGATCGAGGTCGA is from Jiangella alkaliphila and encodes:
- a CDS encoding aldehyde dehydrogenase family protein; translation: MTTQNLALDIAGHWIGGAVTTGGGTMDVVSPVDGTVVATVPRGTAADVDHAVAAARAALPHWSSTSPADRGAVLHRLAGELAARRESIARAVTAEIGAPIALSRAAHAGFPVAVTEAVASLADRINWTEEIGNSLVVREPVGVVGAITPWNFPLQQVITKIAPTLLAGNTIVLKPAETAPLTAPMLAEAAAAAGLPGGVLNIVYGVGGVVGEAITTHPGIDMVSFTGSTAVGKRIAVAASATVKRVALELGGKTANIVLPDADVDHAVAETLRYGWTNSGQACGAWTRLLVPAGRHDEIVAKLVAEAAAYTVGDPWDEGTRIGPLASQAQWERVNGYIERGVADGLDLVFGGPGRVPGFESGAFIRPTIFAGVDPRSVVAQEEIFGPVLSVIPYGSENEAVEIADGTIYGLGAAVFGERDHALAVARRLAAGQVYVNGAPFNPLAPFGGYKQSGTGREMGRAGVEEFTELKAIQL
- a CDS encoding 2'-5' RNA ligase family protein, which gives rise to MEPFVRGRFEHYDPAYLSPDPGFTHAHLTVLAPFLPAPDPEALEVAAGIVAPTAPIAFTLHRLETFPNGVIYLAPEPDDPFRTLTERFVAAFPQFPPYGGAFPEIVPHVTLDQTSAEVSVESTRSRLGHAVPVACVADRVDLAWYEPHRSRVLTSWPLGRPAVRAGSP
- a CDS encoding ParA family protein, translated to MVSVLSLKGGVGKTSVTLGLAGAAAAQSVRCVVVDLDPQGNATTVLAPDGVEFTANDVLTGDRPVAIGDALAVSGWGKEVRVLAGEPALERRNHPADGAPGRHHVRSALAGLRDADLVLIDCPPSLAELTRNALAASDTALIVTEPTAFALAGAQQALDAVDAVRSAHNLRLRPAGIVVNRFRAGAAEHRFRVDELIAAYRDLVIDPVVPERSAIARAQGAAVPIQRWPSPGAREVSRIFAGYLALLLSSAGAGAGPFSKGASR